The sequence ATGCAGGTGGGGCTGTACCTGTTGACAGAAGTGGACAAGACTGAGTTTGTCTCATTGCAAAGACTGACTAGAAGTAAAAACACTGTGGATTGCTGTGGAGTTTACAAAATCCTTTGTGTAACTGCATTAGCTTTTGGGACTGCCAATGCTTACAGATATTATGTACCTAAATAtctgtataaaaaaataatattgcagaAAAAGGATTTATTGAAGCTTGGCCCAAAAAGTAAGAAGCGTTTTGAGTAATATAATATTTCGGTCTGAATCATCTTACCTCGTCGCCCAGAAGGGAGATCTCATCTCCATAGGGGAGCCATCCAGCCATGTCCATCCAACAGTGGTATTTGCGATTGATCCCCCAATCCAGAAATTAGAGGACAGCTCTGTAAGAAAAACATTTTCAATCTGTTGAAAAAACCCCATGTCATAATTgccattttataattttctattctataaataagtttttttcttttaataaagaatatcaataaaaatacatTAATCTTCAATACCATTCCGGAAAGTATCTGTGAAAATCAGAAAATTTGACTacatcgatttaaaaaaaaatctttagaggaTTTTCTTCCTTTGgggaagaactaagaaaattttgacCAGCTTAGTTTTATATGATCCAGACACCAATATTGAAATACAGTTTAATCATTCAAAGAAGGACAGGAAGAATGTGGAAGAGGTATCTTGATGTAGAACCTCACCGTATCTCTGCAGGTGTCGAACTATTTCTGCAAAGTGGCTGGTGTTCTTAATCGTCAAGAGGTCGCCGTCCAAGACGCCACAAAATGCACCAGCTTCGGCCCAGCTCATCTGTACAGAAGACAATCCCCATGTTGTCATAAAAGAACGGAAAAAGGTTCAACCCTATGAATGAAATAGGTTTCAAACCAAATATTACATTAGATGAAAACTACCGTGGACTATTGAATTCGGTATATTatcacaaagaataatacatagtTTATTCAATACTTAGTAGATTATGTAGGTTTTTATGTGGTATGTTAAAcgtatttttggattttattttactcctGTGAAAATTATGATTACGACTAAAATTATGCAATAATTGAATtactttaccattaaaattatgCAATTATTGAACAGAGTTATAGTTCTGGAAAGTGAAGAGAAACATCGTAAGTtaatcaacataaaatattgtGTTACCAAATGCACTATATGGATGTGAATCACATGAAGACTGTTCATTAACCATTGGGACCTGGACTAATGTACATAGAGTGACAGAAATAGACAGATGGAGATTTCCACTTACGAGGCCTATGTGGAAAATTGAGAGGCACTGATCTCCTACCAGTGTGTACATCTTGGGGCATCTATCGTGTGAGATTGAGTTGGGCACGGCTAAGTGGAACTTCTCTGCCAATTCCTTCGATTTCTCAAGATTATTTTCTGTGAagggaaagaaaacaaaattatatgttcAATGAAGGTTTCTCTCAAGTTCTTTGTTATATTTTGGTTGTGAAAGATATCAAAAGCAAATCTGAACTTGGTGCCGTACCTTTTACATAACCTTATTTATACTGTTGTTGCGATAGGTTTACTTGTGAATTCACCTTATGATAGGAAGACTTTACTAGTTACTTAACTCTTTATAATACTTTAGTGGGAAGagattattttattaaatgaattcAGTCTGTGAAAAAAATAGCTTACCTCTTATTTAACTTTGTTTATACTGTAATGGGAATAGATTTAGCTGTGAATTCACCCTGTGATAAGAAAGAAGAGTGTACCTTTTACTTAACTTTATTTGCACTGTAGTGGGAATAGATTTTCCTGTGAATTCACCTTATGATAAGGAGAGTTTACCTGTTACTCAACCTTTTTTTATACTGTAATGGGAATAGATTTACTTGTGAATTCATCTTATAATAATGAGAGTTGACCTGTTATTTAACCTTATTTATACTATAGTGGGAATAGATTTACTCATGAATTGACCCTATGGTAATAAGAGTTTTCTTGTTACCTAAGCTTATTTATACTGTAGTGAGAATAGATTTACCACTGAACTCACATAATAATAAGAGTTTACCTTTTACTTAACCTTATTTATACTGTAATGGGAATGAATTTACCTCTGAATAAAATTCTCCTTTTGGTATCGGTATACCTGTTACTTAGCGTTGTCTATACTGTAGTGGGAATAGATTTACCTGTGAATTCACTTTATGATGAGAAGAGTTAATATGTTACTTAACTTTGTTTATAACCAGAGAATTGTAtgttttgattatattatttcattcgAAAAAAATTACCTGTTATTTCTCCCAGTAGAGAGAACTTGTCGAGTTTATCAATCCTTCCAGACCGAAGCATCTgcagtaaataaatataaagataaatgaatGATTGAGATTCAcgaatttacatttttttcagaattaatcaggaaatttattttaattgccttcattttttttatataaaaccgattataataaaagaaattaataattttccGTACCGTATTATATTTTTTGTCTTGAAAATTTAGAGcagaaatattaatgatttttgtCTTTAAAACACGAATACCGAAATATGTTCTTTATCATGCATgcagaaaattacatataaaaaatagataaagtAAGTCTACCGGTTTATACaccaaataagataaaattaaagaaataaaatcacGTATTTACCAAACAAACACGCAAGTCCAGGTTGCCCTCACAGTGGGGAGCTTCCGAGAAACAGTACTCTGAGATCTTAACGCATTTGGTCTCTCCATTCCTTGTACACTCCACGTAGTTATTCTGGCATAAGGTGTTCCTCCATATCTTTTTAAAGGACAGAAATAGGTTTTGTAATGGCCTGAATGACACATTCGCAGTTGTCATTCAACTCAATCTCATTCTTAGACAACCACTTCTATCATTCGAGCATTTAACCTTTCCCCAATTCAACCAACGTTACTCACTCTTGATAACCAATAAAGATTTATAAAGTACAATTATCTTCAGATATATAAATTGATTCTCTTAATGAATTGATTAGCATACAGTTATCACGTGAACCACACTTACAGCACATAATTCCGGGTCTTCGTCAGAGGCATCCGCGCATGAGTTATAATCACCGCAGATGGAAGAATGGGAGATGCACTTAGTGTCATTGTTGCAAGCTATGTAGTCGTTACTGCAGCCGATGACAACTGAAAAAGATTAAGATTCGTTACTCGTGATTGCATAGTCATCATCTCGAGGTGAAAGAGAGACACAATGAGTGAGAGGTAGATGTGCTATCATAAATAATAGAGGGAAATGAAATTGTTAACCCAAACacccgctattattattattattagaagctaagctacaaccctagttggaaaagcaagatgctgcaagcccaaggacttcaacagagaaaaatagctcggtacggaaaggaaacaaggaaatgaatacattataagggaagtaatacaatcaaaataaaatgttgtaagaacagtaacaacattaaattagatctttcatatataaactttaaaaacttaaaaaaaacaaaaacaagaagataaataagagagaACTGCGTTCCCGAgtataccttagagagagagagaactctaatccaagacagtggaaggcaatggtacagaggctatggcactacccaagactagagaacaatggtttgattttggattgtcctcttagaagagctgcttaccatagctaaagagtctcttctacccttactaagaggaaagtaaccactgaacaattacagtgcagtagataaccccttaagAGTAGAATTGCTTGGTAccatcagtgttgtcaggtgtatgaggacagaggagagtgtggaaagaatatgccagactattcggtgtatgtgtaggcaaagacaggatgagccataacgagagagagggatccaatgtagtactctctggccagtcaaaggacccaatatctcctTGGCCAaccttctacagagagagagagagagagagagagagagagagagagagagagagagagagagagagagagagatgtaattatgaaatattaatatctGAAATATTGTTAGAAAAATCAAATTTTCTCTTTGAAAGTACTAATGCTTTTATACTACTACTAATGATTCACTTACCCTGCATTCCTGCGGAGAGAAGCAGCAGTAAGGCAATTGATTTCATCTTGCCAATGAGTTCCTACAATGTTTGCAATCAAACCTGAAATTAGAAAATGTATCATTC comes from Palaemon carinicauda isolate YSFRI2023 chromosome 19, ASM3689809v2, whole genome shotgun sequence and encodes:
- the LOC137658490 gene encoding uncharacterized protein, whose product is MKSIALLLLLSAGMQVVIGCSNDYIACNNDTKCISHSSICGDYNSCADASDEDPELCAIWRNTLCQNNYVECTRNGETKCVKISEYCFSEAPHCEGNLDLRVCLMLRSGRIDKLDKFSLLGEITENNLEKSKELAEKFHLAVPNSISHDRCPKMYTLVGDQCLSIFHIGLMSWAEAGAFCGVLDGDLLTIKNTSHFAEIVRHLQRYELSSNFWIGGSIANTTVGWTWLDGSPMEMRSPFWATRYSPTCIQRNVTTATSETICDRYYQAPEKVMKGQCASLSYEHSFYITDEDCLKTMSPLCIYQGRDLPTTSHYSPFPSSNALRSSVNWHHGYGHHL